The genome window TGAGACAGGTCGGAGTCTACCAGCTTCTCGACCTCACGCTGCGCCTTCGCATTGAACACACTGCTTTGCCATGCAGCTACCGCGATGAGCGTGAGGGTGAGAAACGCAATCGCCCCCACTCCTAAAAGGACGAACTTGGTGCTGATGTTTCGTATCTCAGGTATTCTCATCAAACCTCGGGCCTCCTCAGATGAAACTCAGAACCGATGTGTCGTTTGCACGTAAAACCACTCGGTGCGGTCGTCGAAACCGCCGTTTGTCTCCCGGACAAACCGCCCGGGCACGAAGCGCCCGTAACCTGCGGAGAGCTGCAGGTCAGAGGACAGCGAGTAGCTCAGCGTCAAGTTTATCTCGGTGCCCACCTCTGTGCCTGCTGCACCGGTCGGGTCTCGCAGAGACTTGCCGTCCATTCCCTTGACGGGTGATCCGCCCCCGCCGTACCAGTAGTCCCGGGAGTCTGCAAGGCGGTTCAGATGCATATCGGCAGTATACTGCCAGCGTGGGGTAGGCGAGCCACTGACGCCAATGCGCCAGGCGCTCATGTTGCGCCAGCCCTGCAACCCCATCCGTCCACACATGGCGAAGGTCGTGCCGAAAAACTGGTCAAAGGTGTGGAGGGTAGTATCCTCAGGATTACCGCCACTGGCGAAGTCCCGCTGGAGAATGAGCCTGGTGTTGCCGGAGCGATTCAGGGCATATTCCAGACGTACCCAGTAGCCCCACGCTCTCAGGTCCTTCGCACCCACCTCTCCGCTCTGGAGCACTGCCTCGGCAGTGAGCTTCGTCCCCTTGCCGAGCTGTACCACCGGTCTGGCTCCCACCGCCCAGATGCGCTGCTGGGTGCCGGAAGCAATCACCTCCTTGCGCAGCAAATAGACGTCGGATTGCCAGCGCGAAGAGGGCTTATAGGTGGCATAAATGCCGTAAAGCACCGGATGTGTGGTGCTGGTAGGAAACATGCCCGGTCTGCCGTAGAGCAAATCGGCTTGCCAGCGGCTGCCCTTGAACCCGAGACGCACAGCATCCCAGGTGTAGCCGATGTTATCCCAGTTGGAGAGTATGAGCAAACGGTAATCACCATAGCCCATCTCCTGCCTTCCCAGTCGCAGGCTGATGTTGCCCCAACTGGTGTCCAGATACAGTTGCTGGAAACCGCTTTTCTCCTGCGTATCAGCGCTCCCGTTGAGCCTGTTGCGCTTGTAAGAGTGTTGCCAACGCGCAACGAATTGGGTAGTGGGTGAGGCTGTGGTGATGAAGTTCAGCCGAATACGGCTGAGCTCATCTTGTGGGTCTTTCTGGTTCACGGAGCAAAAATCGGTGCAGGCTCGGTCTTCATACCGCAGCCTCCACTCGGCATGGAAAGTCACGGACTTGCCAGCAGGCGAGGACTGTCCCGCACTGGCTGTTAACCATCCGCCGAGCGTGCATCCCCAAACGGCGACAGCAACACCCCACACAGACAAACGCATGTTTCTGTTTCCTCCTTACATCCCAAGATGCAGGCAGTACGACTTTCTAAACCCACCTTATCTGCGCAAGTCGTGCGCCCGTAGAAATAACGGTTTTCCAATTGTGCATTTTCGGAGTACATTACCCAGAACTTTAGAGAAAATTTTTGTAATACACTACATATATTTTTGAACATGCAGCGACATTTCGTCGTCGCTCAGCACGGTAGCAGGCTTCTTCTCAGGAACGCCCATTCCGCTCTAGAATTCGGTGTGCCAGCAGGATTCTCGCCAAACAGAGGGAAAAGGACTACAGAAGAACCGTGGAGTGCTTTGAAAAGCCAGAAACGCAAGGAGGTAGCAGAGTATGTCGCAGAAGATGGACCGGCGCACTTTTCTGAAGGGTGCTGCCTTAGGAGGTTTGAGTTTCCTGTTCCTGCGCGATAGCCGTTTGGCGTTCGCCTACCAACAGAACGAGAAACTGAATATCGCCATGATCGGTGCAGGGGGCAGAGGGCGCGGTAATCTGGACGGCGTTTTGAGTGAAAACATCGTCGCGCTGTGCGACGTGGACGAAAGACTAGCTTACAGCGCGCAGCAGGCTTGCCCCAAAGCAAAGTTCTTCCAGGATTTCCGCAAAATGCTGGAACAGATGCGCAAAGAGATCGACGCGGTCGTCGTCAGCACTCCTGACCACACCCACGCAGTAGCAGCCGCGATGGCAATACGCATGGGCAAACATGTGTACTGCGAGAAGCCTCTGACCCGCACGATCTGGGAGGCGAGGATGCTGCGCGACCTGGCACGCCGCTACAAGGTCGCCACGCAGATGGGTAACCAGGGCACCGCCTCTAACGAACTGCGCCAGGGTGTGGAGGTGATTCAGTCCGGCGTGCTGGGTCAGGTTAAGGAGATTCACGTGTGGAGCAACCGCCCCGTCTGGCCTCAGGGCATTGCTCGTCCCAAAGAGGAGATGGTCATCCCCGACGGACTGAATTGGGAACTGTGGCTGGGTCCCGCTCCCAAGCGCCCTTATCACGAGGCGTACCACCCGTTCAAATGGCGCGGCTGGATAGACTTCGGCACGGGCGCGATTGGCGACATGGCATGCCATACCATGAACATGGCGTTCTGGGCGTTGAACCTGCGCGACCCCATCTCGGTAGAAGCCGAAACCTCAGGGGTCAATGGCGAGACGTTCCCGCAGTGGTCTATCGTGCGCTATGAATTCCCCCAGCGCGGTGACCTGGCGCCCTGCAAGCTGGTGTGGTATGATGGCGGACAGAAACCGCCTGCTGAACTGCTGCAAGGCGAGCAGATGGCGGACAGCGGCTTGCTGCTCATCGGTAGCGAGGGCACGCTGTACAGCCCGGGCGACTACGGCACACCCTTTGTGTTGTTACCGCGCGAGAAGTTCGCAAATTACCAGCCGCCAGCCCCCTCTATCCCGCGCTCGCCGGGGCATCATCAAGAGTGGATTAACGCCTGCAAGGGCGGACCAGCCGCTATGTCCAACTTCGATTACGCCAGTGCGCTCACCGAAACTGCTCTGCTGGGCAACCTGGCGATTATCACGGGCGAGCGCATTCAATGGGACGCCAAACGCATGAAGGCGGTCAACTGTCCAAAGGCAGACAAGATTATCCGCCCGACCTATCGCAAAGGGTGGACGCTTTAGAAACACAGTGAGGGCAGAGGCGGGTCCCCCCACCTCTGCCCGATTCGCTCCGTCTCAGAGGTATCGCTATGGACAGGAACATCTTAGAGGTGTTCGACAACCCCTACCCCGACAGGGACTACCTGGTCAAACACGTTTGCCCGGAGTTCACTTCGGTGTGTCCCAAAACGGGCAACCCCGATTTCGGCACGATCACCATCGAGTACGTGCCCGACAAGAAGTGCGTGGAGCTCAAGTCGCTGAAGTACTACTTCTTCGCCTACCGCAACGAGGGCATCTTCTATGAGGCAGTGGTGAACAAGATACTGGACGATCTGGTGGCGGTATGCCAGCCGCGGCGCATGACGGTAACAGGAGAGTTCAACGTGCGTGGGGGAATCTATTCTGTAGTCACCGCCAGTTACGTTGCAGGAGGCGAAAAGTAGTCCATGCGCGTGTATATCGTTCGGCACGGACAGTCCACCAACAACGCGGGGCAGACCTTGCTGGATGACCCGCCGCTGACCCCGTTAGGGCGCAAGCAGATGAAGCGGGTGGCGAAGTGGTTGCTGAGCGAACCGGGCAGGATGCACTGGCTGTTCACTTCTCCTTTTCTACGTGCCCAGCAGAGCGCGGCGATTGTGGCGCAGGCGATTGAGCTGGAACCGGAAACATGGGACGACCTGCGAGAGTACGAATCGGATGCGGAGAGCCTCGAGCAGATGTGGGAACGGGCGCAGCGAGTAGCGGAAGAGGTGCTGAGGCGGTTCGGGGCGCGCGAGGAGAACAATATTGTGCTCGTGACGCACGGCACGTTTGGCTCGCGGCTGGTGTGCGCGTTCACCTGCACCTCACCCCATACGCGATTCACCCACTTCAACGGCGGTATCTCCGTGCTGGAGTGGGATAAAGACGGCGTCCTGCGCGTCCGCCACACGAACTACGTGGGGCATCTCAGCAAGGACATGATGACCTGAGGCACGAAACTTGTAGCAGGCGAAAATACCTGCAAGGACGGTGAAAGCGATGAAACGTTCCAGCCTGATAGTGCTACTCATGGTGCTTGTTCTGGCGGGCGTATGGGTGGCGTGGTTTGCGCGAGGCAGGTCTACCCAGGAGCTGTTTCTGGCGGCGGCGCGTGGCGATGTGGATACCGTGCGCTCGCTGCTGGACAGAGGCGTCAGTGTGGATGCCCGCGACGAGCATGGCAAAACTGCTCTCATCTGGGCATCGCTGAACGGCTCGATAGAGGTGGTCAACCTGTTGCTGGAGCGGGGCGCGGCGGTGAATGCAGCGGATAAATTTGGTCTGACCCCACTGATGGCGGCGGCGAATCCGCGCCAGCGAGCGCAAACCGCGGTGCTACTCGCCCTGTTAGAGAAGGGGGCAGATGTCAACGCCAAAGATGTGAACGGCAGGACACCCCTGATGTACGCCCTGTCGGATAACGAGGTGGAGGTGGCGAAGATACTGATAGAGCGCGGTGCCGACGTGAACTCCACCAATAAGTATGGTGAGGCTCCTCTTACCTTAGCGGCAATGTTTGGAAACAGGGAGGTTATTCAGGCGTTGCTGAGCAAGGGAGCGAAGGTGGATGTCCGGACTAACGGTGGGGACACGCCCCTGTCGCTCGCCCGCAAATACAATCGGAAAGAGGCGGAACAGCTGCTACTTCGGGCAGGAGCGAAAGAGTAGCACGGAAGAGGCGTTAAGGGCGGGCAGGTGCCCGCCCCATTGCTAGCGGGGTGGTGGTATGTTCTCTACTGATTGCCCCTTGGGAGGCACATACACCGGCGGCATGCCGGGTACAGGCGACGCCCAGCCTCCTTGAGGCATAGACTCCTGCATCCGTTGCAGCTGCCTCTGCCATGCCTCCTCTTCTTGCTTCTTGGTGTTGCGTGGAACCACTGGAGTAATGAAGCGGTCCACCATGAACACCAGAAACGCCAGCACCACCACCACCGCCAGAATCACTACGGGAGTAGAAACGGTCTGGTGGAGCTTATCTGGCTGCTGACCCTTTCGGATGACCTGAGGCATATTGGCAATCCTCCTTGACAAGAGCAAGGTGGCGCGATGTACCGCGCCACCTGTGCTGCAGACGTTAGTCGGACGAAGCCGTGTGCTGGCGCATGTAGGTGACGCGCTGCGCCTTCACATGCCCATCGGCAAAGATGAAGTTGGCGACGCCGTTATGCACATACAGCACGCGGTCGTTCGACAGGGGTACAGGCATCACCGTACCATCATCGTTCAGCGTGCCGCTGGCGTAATCCCAGAAGCTGCCGACGCCGTCCAGCCGCTGGCGTTTGATGGGACGGTTGGGATGATAGCCTGCGGGGAACCCACCTTCAGCAGGATAGGCTGCCGCCATTCCCGCCATCACGGTCTCACGGGTGCCCGGGTAGTTGTCCAGGCTACAGCAGCCACCAAACCAGCCGGGTCCGGCGCCGACCAACCCTTCCATGAACATGATGGTATCGGCAGGGTGGGTCAGCTTGGCAATCGTGGCGCCCTTCGAGCATCCCCATCCCCACGACTGACAGCCGGGGTCCTGTCCGCACAGGAAGTCGGGACCGCCGCCCGGTGCATTCCACGCGCTTTCGGGGTTAATGGGGTCGTAGTTGACGTAGCTCTGATTGATACCATAGGTGAGCGAACCCCATCCGCTGGTACCCCCCGGGGACGGTGAGGCGGGAATCCCCTGAGGGACAGGTGAACACGGCGCGATTGCCTTTGGAAATGGGGTTGCCCTGCGCGTCGTAATTGGCGGCACGCCCAGCCTTGACGTACGGATAGATGAGGTCCGGCCAGTACTGCCCCCACGACGTGCCGGAATACGGGGCGCGGAAGCTGGGGTCAATCACGTCACCGCTGCCACCACAACCTGTGCGCAAGTTGCTCTTGACCCACATCGGTGTACCGGTCTCGTCGTAGTCCTGACTGTACATCAGCCAGGCGTTGGCAATCTGCTTCATGTTGCTCACGCAGGTAGCCTGCCTTGCTTTTTCACGTGCCTGCGCGAACACCGGGAACAGGATCGCTGCCAGTATCGCGATAATCGCGATAACCACCAGCAGCTCGATGAGCGTAAAGCCGTCTCGTTTCATCTTGCACCCTCCTTGTTTAGATAGTTTCTGAGAGTTTGTCAACCAGCGAACAGAGACAAGAAGCTGATAAAAAAAGCGCTTTTTGTAACCAAGACCACCTCCTTTAGCCTATTTATTTATCCTAAGTATATTTTGTTTTCAGGCGGTTGTCAAGTATTTTTTTGCCCCATTCACGCATTTTTCAAGCAAAATTCTCTGCTGCAAACATCGGCGCTGTTCGTTGCTTGCAACCCACCGCCCTTTTTGGTGTATTATCGAGGGGGTGGAGGTAATCTCTTATGGCGATGATCGAGGTAGACAGGCTTTGCAAGACGTACGTCACCCACAAGCGCGAGCAGGGCGCTCTGGGTGCGCTGCGAAGCCTCATTACCCGCCAGAAGGTAGAGGTGCACGCGGTACAGGAAGTCTCCTTTACCATCGAGGAGGGAGAACTGGTGGGCTTTCTGGGTCCCAACGGCGCAGGGAAGACCACCACGCTGAAGATGCTATCCGGTATCCTCTACCCCACCTCTGGCAAAGCGACGGTAATGGGCTACGTGCCCTGGGAGCGCAAACCCGCTTTCCAGCGGCAGATGTCTATCGTGATGGGTCAAAAGATGCAGCTGTGGTGGGACCTGCCCGCCTACGAGAGCTTCGTGCTGCTGAAAGAGCTGTATGAGGTGGACGACCATACCTTTGAAAGGCGTGTGAACGAGCTGGCGGAGATGCTGGACATCAAAAAGTTGCTGCACACGCAGGTGCGCCGCATGAGCCTGGGCGAGCGGATGAAGTGCGAACTGCTGGCGGCGTTACTGCACGCGCCGAAGGTGGTTTTTCTAGACGAACCTACCATCGGGCTGGACGTGGTTTCCCAGAAGCGTATCCGCGAGTTTTTGAAAGAGTACAACCGGCAGGCGAAGACCACCATCCTGCTCACTTCGCACTACATGCAGGATATTCAGGAGCTGTGCGAGCGAGTGATTATCATTGACCACGGGCGCATCATTTTTGACAACACTCTGAAGACGCTGGTGGAGCAATACTCGGACAACAAATTGTTGAAGCTCACCTTCGATCGCCCGGTGTTGCGTGAGCAGCTGGAACAGTTTGGTACCGTATGCAGTCTGGAGGATTTGCGAGCGGTGCTGGAAGTTCCTCGCACGCGAACCACGCAGATTGCGGCGCAGGTGCTTTCCGAGCTACCTGTGGTGGACATCGTGATTGACGAGGTGGAGGCGGAAGAGGTCATCCGTGATATCTTCGCGGGACGCGCTAGGTTGACCACACCAACCTCGGAGGCACGAGCCGGGTGACCTCCGCCATCCTGCGTTATCCCACCCATACCCTCTCCATTTCGCTCTGCCGGCGCACGTTTCGCATCACCGCGGTGCGCAGTGTGGACGACCTGCTCACCGAAAGCACCTCTGCGGACGACATCCCCTTCTGGGCGGTGATCTGGCACGCAGCGGTGGGGCTCTGTCAGTATCTGTGCAATCACCCGCAGCTGGTGCGTGGCAAGCGGGTGCTGGAGCTGGGTACAGGTTTGGGGCTGTGCGGCATCGTCGCCCAATGGCTGGGAGGCGAGGTGACACTAAACGACTACCAGCCCGACGCGCTGGAGTTCGCCCTCTGGAACGCCTCGCAGAACGGGATTCGAGACATCCATACCCTTCTTGCGGACTGGCGTCGCTTTCCCGATGTGCAGCCGTTCGACGTGGTGATAGCCGCCGACATCTTGTATGAGCGTCGTCTGCACGAATCGCTGAGGGAGGTGTTGCAGAAGACGACCTCAAAGGGTAGTCGTGTGTTGCTTGCGGACCCCTGGCGCGATACGGCGTGGGAGTTTCTCGTGGAGATGGAGCGGGCAGGCTGGCGCGTCGATTTCACGGAACACACGACGCAGCTGCTGGGAACTCAGCAAGAGGTGATTCTCTTCGACCTGTGCCCGCCGTAGCGGTTACTCGTTCCACTGTCTGGCGAACTCGTTCACTGCATCCAGCAGCTTCAGCAGCCGTTTGCCCCGTTCGGTAAACACGTACTCCACGCGCGGTGGTATCTCGGGATACACCTGCCGGAGGATGATACCATACCGTTCCAGCTTGCGGACACGCTCATGGAGCACTTTGGTGGTCAATCCGGGCAGCTCGCGCTCCAGCCTGCCGGGGCGGTTGACGCCACGAGCGATGGCGTCCA of Armatimonadota bacterium contains these proteins:
- a CDS encoding NADH-dependent dehydrogenase; this encodes MSQKMDRRTFLKGAALGGLSFLFLRDSRLAFAYQQNEKLNIAMIGAGGRGRGNLDGVLSENIVALCDVDERLAYSAQQACPKAKFFQDFRKMLEQMRKEIDAVVVSTPDHTHAVAAAMAIRMGKHVYCEKPLTRTIWEARMLRDLARRYKVATQMGNQGTASNELRQGVEVIQSGVLGQVKEIHVWSNRPVWPQGIARPKEEMVIPDGLNWELWLGPAPKRPYHEAYHPFKWRGWIDFGTGAIGDMACHTMNMAFWALNLRDPISVEAETSGVNGETFPQWSIVRYEFPQRGDLAPCKLVWYDGGQKPPAELLQGEQMADSGLLLIGSEGTLYSPGDYGTPFVLLPREKFANYQPPAPSIPRSPGHHQEWINACKGGPAAMSNFDYASALTETALLGNLAIITGERIQWDAKRMKAVNCPKADKIIRPTYRKGWTL
- the queF gene encoding NADPH-dependent 7-cyano-7-deazaguanine reductase, with translation MDRNILEVFDNPYPDRDYLVKHVCPEFTSVCPKTGNPDFGTITIEYVPDKKCVELKSLKYYFFAYRNEGIFYEAVVNKILDDLVAVCQPRRMTVTGEFNVRGGIYSVVTASYVAGGEK
- a CDS encoding ABC transporter produces the protein MAMIEVDRLCKTYVTHKREQGALGALRSLITRQKVEVHAVQEVSFTIEEGELVGFLGPNGAGKTTTLKMLSGILYPTSGKATVMGYVPWERKPAFQRQMSIVMGQKMQLWWDLPAYESFVLLKELYEVDDHTFERRVNELAEMLDIKKLLHTQVRRMSLGERMKCELLAALLHAPKVVFLDEPTIGLDVVSQKRIREFLKEYNRQAKTTILLTSHYMQDIQELCERVIIIDHGRIIFDNTLKTLVEQYSDNKLLKLTFDRPVLREQLEQFGTVCSLEDLRAVLEVPRTRTTQIAAQVLSELPVVDIVIDEVEAEEVIRDIFAGRARLTTPTSEARAG
- a CDS encoding transcriptional regulator — encoded protein: MKIDERAQLVEVYDCVTEILKCKWTLAILDAIARGVNRPGRLERELPGLTTKVLHERVRKLERYGIILRQVYPEIPPRVEYVFTERGKRLLKLLDAVNEFARQWNE